Proteins encoded in a region of the Oscillospiraceae bacterium MB24-C1 genome:
- the tenA gene encoding thiaminase II yields the protein MTFTDRLHKSTESIWAGFHAHPFVKGIGDGTLNIDRFRFFLVQDYIYLFEYAKVFALGVAKAKKPAHMCRFAKSVEAVLNGEMTIHKAYMKRLGIDERDAETAKPALANSSYTNYMLSVGFTGDVAAITAAILACSWSYAEIGLRLNQISGAAAHPLYGEWISGYCQDAYQEENNALIELMNTLAEGRSEEELTYLEEVFINCSRHEAQFWDMAWKMED from the coding sequence ATGACTTTCACCGACCGCTTACATAAAAGCACAGAATCGATCTGGGCGGGTTTTCACGCCCACCCGTTCGTCAAAGGTATCGGAGACGGCACCCTTAACATTGACCGTTTTCGCTTTTTTCTGGTTCAGGATTATATCTATCTTTTTGAGTATGCCAAAGTTTTCGCGCTTGGCGTAGCAAAGGCAAAAAAACCCGCACATATGTGCCGCTTCGCCAAAAGTGTGGAGGCTGTACTCAATGGCGAAATGACCATCCACAAAGCCTATATGAAGCGTCTGGGCATCGATGAGCGGGACGCCGAGACAGCAAAGCCTGCACTGGCGAACAGCTCTTACACAAACTACATGCTGTCGGTGGGCTTTACCGGCGATGTGGCCGCCATCACGGCGGCGATATTGGCCTGCTCGTGGAGCTATGCCGAAATTGGTCTGCGCTTGAATCAAATTTCGGGTGCGGCGGCGCATCCGCTTTATGGTGAGTGGATTTCGGGCTATTGCCAAGACGCCTATCAAGAAGAGAATAATGCGCTGATTGAGCTAATGAATACGCTGGCCGAGGGGCGCAGCGAAGAAGAACTGACCTATCTCGAAGAGGTGTTTATCAATTGCAGCCGGCACGAGGCGCAGTTTTGGGATATGGCATGGAAGATGGAGGATTAG
- a CDS encoding ABC transporter ATP-binding protein, which translates to MLSLREVTYQYPKESAPTVEGLSFDMQKGEFVSLVGVSGCGKSTIFRLINGLIHAHAGEILVGGENVRGKRHYCGYMPQRDLLFPWRTVEANLKLPLEIVGGLTKQEMRQRADKMLEQVGLAGCGDKYPAELSGGMRQRAAFGRTVLTGSDLLLLDEPFSALDFLTRVSMQEWLLTQWAQQKKTILFITHDVDEAVFLSKRILVVAQTPIKTLIDIPVPLPYPRTRDMLARPEIIKLREQLVALLRKQVAL; encoded by the coding sequence ATGCTTTCGCTTCGAGAGGTGACCTACCAATATCCGAAGGAATCGGCCCCGACCGTTGAAGGGCTCTCCTTTGATATGCAAAAAGGCGAGTTTGTTTCACTCGTCGGGGTCAGCGGCTGCGGTAAAAGCACTATTTTTCGGTTAATTAACGGCCTGATCCATGCTCATGCGGGAGAAATTCTCGTCGGCGGAGAAAACGTTCGCGGTAAGCGCCACTACTGCGGCTATATGCCACAGCGCGATCTTTTGTTTCCGTGGCGCACGGTGGAAGCGAATTTAAAGCTGCCGCTTGAGATTGTAGGTGGACTGACTAAGCAGGAGATGCGGCAGCGCGCCGACAAAATGCTTGAGCAGGTGGGCCTGGCGGGCTGTGGGGACAAATACCCCGCCGAATTGTCGGGCGGCATGCGGCAGCGCGCTGCGTTTGGACGCACGGTGCTTACCGGATCCGATTTGCTGCTGCTTGACGAGCCATTTTCGGCGCTGGACTTTTTAACCCGCGTCTCCATGCAGGAGTGGCTGCTCACACAATGGGCACAACAGAAAAAAACCATCCTGTTTATCACGCATGATGTGGACGAGGCGGTTTTCCTTTCAAAACGCATACTGGTCGTAGCACAGACGCCAATTAAAACGCTTATCGATATCCCCGTGCCGCTGCCATATCCGCGCACCCGCGACATGTTGGCACGGCCTGAGATCATTAAACTGCGTGAACAGTTGGTCGCGCTGCTAAGAAAGCAGGTGGCGCTATGA
- a CDS encoding thiamine-binding protein — protein sequence MNASVAIQVLPKVEGDETLRIVDAVIAYIKSSGLHYVVGAFETTIEGDYDQLMEIVKQCSLICIREGAPSVMSYVKISYSPDGVWTIDEKIQKHQQ from the coding sequence GTGAACGCAAGTGTCGCGATTCAGGTTCTGCCCAAGGTGGAAGGCGACGAGACGCTCCGCATTGTGGATGCCGTGATTGCCTATATCAAGTCCAGCGGTCTGCACTATGTGGTCGGGGCCTTTGAAACCACCATCGAGGGCGACTATGATCAACTGATGGAGATTGTCAAACAGTGTTCGCTCATATGCATTCGCGAAGGCGCACCCAGCGTCATGAGCTATGTCAAAATCAGTTACAGTCCTGATGGCGTCTGGACGATAGACGAAAAGATCCAAAAGCATCAACAATAA
- a CDS encoding ABC transporter substrate-binding protein, with protein sequence MKKLFSVLLVAFMLLVASGCGAKTSSAPAESSEAPELQEIDVVLDWYPNALHAFMYTAIEKGYYADEGIKVNIRFPSNANDAMSLVAAGKAQVGLYYQQDVIMARANQNVPVRSIGAVVQSPLNIVLNLKSANISSPKDLVGKTIGYAGTELNEALIRSMMENVGADYSDVQMIDVGFDLMSSMTTGNVDATIGCYVNHEVPQMIEEGFEVDYFTVDEYGVPTYYEGVFMSNDEMIKNDPETLKAFLRASTKGFADMKADPEEALAILLKHQNTENFPLSESVERQSMTMLLPMMETETASFLSQTDEVWQKNIDWLYDQGLITEKPAVSDLKATL encoded by the coding sequence ATGAAGAAGCTATTTTCCGTTTTGCTGGTGGCGTTTATGCTGCTTGTCGCTTCCGGCTGCGGTGCAAAGACCTCGTCTGCCCCCGCCGAATCGAGCGAGGCGCCTGAACTGCAAGAAATTGACGTCGTGCTCGACTGGTACCCCAACGCGCTGCACGCCTTTATGTACACTGCCATTGAAAAGGGCTACTACGCCGACGAGGGCATAAAGGTCAATATCCGCTTCCCCTCCAACGCCAACGATGCTATGTCGCTCGTCGCGGCGGGCAAGGCACAGGTGGGGCTTTACTACCAGCAGGATGTCATCATGGCGCGCGCCAACCAGAATGTACCGGTGCGCTCAATCGGCGCGGTGGTTCAGTCGCCGCTGAACATCGTTCTGAACCTTAAAAGCGCCAATATCAGCTCCCCGAAGGATCTGGTCGGCAAAACCATTGGCTACGCCGGAACGGAACTCAATGAAGCGCTTATTCGCAGCATGATGGAAAACGTCGGCGCCGATTACAGCGACGTTCAGATGATCGACGTCGGCTTTGATCTCATGAGCTCGATGACCACCGGCAACGTTGACGCAACCATCGGCTGCTATGTCAACCATGAGGTGCCGCAAATGATCGAAGAGGGCTTTGAGGTCGATTACTTCACTGTGGACGAATATGGCGTGCCGACCTATTATGAGGGCGTGTTCATGTCCAACGACGAGATGATCAAGAATGACCCCGAGACGCTCAAAGCGTTTCTGCGGGCGAGCACCAAGGGCTTTGCCGACATGAAGGCCGACCCCGAAGAAGCGCTGGCCATTCTTTTGAAACACCAGAACACCGAGAATTTCCCGCTATCTGAATCGGTGGAGCGCCAGAGCATGACCATGCTGCTGCCGATGATGGAAACTGAGACCGCGTCGTTCCTCTCGCAGACGGATGAAGTCTGGCAGAAGAACATCGACTGGCTGTACGACCAAGGGCTGATTACCGAAAAACCAGCCGTTTCGGATTTAAAAGCTACGTTGTAA
- the thiM gene encoding hydroxyethylthiazole kinase gives MKQTIQNIRDKKPLVHCITNFVTVNDCANIILAAGGTPTMAHDIREVEEIVSIASALVLNLGTVGDIDAMIAAGRRANALGKPIVLDPVAAGASRLRNESCAQILKELKLSVIRGNISEIKSLAIGHADTRGVDAGEKDVVTEKNLEAVCKMAKNFAKATGSVIAISGRLDIIADAEHACVITNGCGEMAQITGSGCMLTALIGTFAGAQPDDLYTATFEAVSAMGLCGELAREKMLVNHAGTASFRTYLIDAVSLLTDHQLEGGQRIENR, from the coding sequence ATGAAACAGACCATACAAAACATACGCGATAAAAAACCACTCGTGCACTGCATCACCAACTTTGTCACCGTCAACGACTGCGCCAACATCATCCTCGCTGCGGGCGGTACGCCGACCATGGCGCACGACATCCGCGAGGTCGAAGAGATTGTATCCATCGCTTCTGCGCTGGTTCTAAATCTTGGCACGGTGGGGGATATCGACGCGATGATCGCTGCCGGAAGACGCGCCAACGCACTGGGTAAGCCGATTGTGCTAGACCCCGTCGCGGCGGGGGCTTCCCGCCTGCGCAACGAAAGCTGTGCGCAGATATTAAAGGAACTGAAGCTGTCGGTCATTCGCGGCAATATCTCAGAGATCAAGTCGCTGGCGATCGGTCATGCCGATACCCGCGGCGTCGACGCGGGCGAAAAAGACGTCGTCACCGAAAAAAATCTCGAGGCTGTCTGCAAGATGGCTAAGAATTTTGCCAAGGCCACCGGCTCAGTTATCGCCATTTCGGGTCGGTTGGACATTATCGCCGACGCCGAACACGCCTGCGTCATAACAAACGGCTGTGGCGAGATGGCTCAAATCACCGGCAGCGGATGCATGCTCACTGCGCTGATCGGAACATTTGCGGGCGCACAACCCGACGATCTCTACACTGCCACCTTCGAGGCTGTTTCAGCCATGGGGCTGTGTGGGGAGCTGGCACGCGAAAAGATGCTGGTCAACCACGCAGGGACGGCGTCGTTTAGAACCTACCTGATTGATGCCGTAAGCCTGCTCACCGACCACCAGTTAGAAGGAGGACAACGCATTGAAAATAGATAA
- a CDS encoding NusG domain II-containing protein, which translates to MKRPASKAQFVAVVIIALMVLASVGFLIYQQLQPKQPAVSAVVSIDGIEVCTVDLSKDVEPYDIDLDALFGVGVVLEVKEHEIHFKSSTCPDQICVHAGWLWRDMDIAVCMPNKVSVMVVPTADLPG; encoded by the coding sequence ATGAAGCGACCGGCATCTAAAGCACAGTTTGTTGCAGTAGTGATTATTGCATTGATGGTGCTGGCCTCCGTTGGATTTTTGATCTATCAGCAGCTTCAGCCGAAGCAACCGGCTGTGAGCGCCGTCGTGTCAATTGATGGTATCGAGGTTTGTACTGTTGATCTTTCTAAAGACGTCGAACCTTATGACATTGACCTCGACGCGTTATTCGGTGTGGGTGTGGTGCTGGAGGTCAAAGAGCATGAAATTCATTTTAAATCTTCCACCTGCCCGGACCAGATCTGCGTGCATGCAGGGTGGCTCTGGCGCGATATGGATATTGCCGTCTGTATGCCCAACAAGGTTTCGGTGATGGTTGTTCCGACGGCTGACCTGCCCGGATAA
- the thiW gene encoding energy coupling factor transporter S component ThiW encodes MNAIKIRKMVLTAMFACLSFVLCTFVYFPSMAPFQHFVNVLAAVFLGPWYGLAAAFLTGVMRMMSGRTIQALIGAVFGAFLSGLLYQKTKKLWAAVVGEVIGTGIISAMVAYPLMKMWYGLDAQSPFYYIPFYTPSSMMGAFLAVLVPGVLKRSGMLQRLLDDINR; translated from the coding sequence ATGAATGCAATTAAAATCCGAAAAATGGTGCTCACTGCAATGTTCGCTTGTCTAAGCTTTGTGCTGTGTACCTTTGTTTATTTTCCGTCGATGGCACCGTTTCAGCATTTTGTCAACGTGTTGGCTGCGGTCTTTCTTGGGCCGTGGTACGGCCTGGCCGCTGCATTTTTGACCGGTGTCATGCGCATGATGAGCGGACGTACCATTCAGGCGTTGATAGGCGCTGTTTTTGGCGCTTTCCTATCGGGTCTGCTCTACCAAAAGACAAAAAAACTCTGGGCCGCCGTCGTTGGCGAGGTGATTGGAACCGGTATCATCAGTGCGATGGTTGCCTATCCGCTCATGAAAATGTGGTACGGGCTTGACGCTCAGTCACCGTTTTATTACATTCCGTTCTACACACCGTCCTCGATGATGGGGGCGTTTCTCGCGGTGCTGGTGCCCGGTGTGCTCAAGCGGTCCGGTATGTTGCAGCGCCTGCTCGACGATATCAACCGCTAG
- the thiD gene encoding bifunctional hydroxymethylpyrimidine kinase/phosphomethylpyrimidine kinase: protein MKKVLTIAGSDCSGGAGIQADIKTMTAHGVYAMSAITALTAQNTTGVYGVMEATPEFVAQQLDCIFQDIRPDAVKIGMVSNAGIIEMIARKLGDYRAENIVVDPVMVSTSGSRLISDSALDTLKTKLLPMATVITPNIPEAECLCGFAVHNTDDMLRAARAMEKLLGGGIIIKGGHLSDSADDLLLYQGESHWYRSERVANPNNHGTGCTLSSAIACNLALGHPLPEAFKRSKDYITGALSAMLNLGQGSGPLNHCFNIKEAAQ, encoded by the coding sequence ATGAAAAAGGTTCTCACCATTGCGGGCTCAGACTGCAGTGGCGGCGCCGGAATTCAGGCCGACATCAAGACGATGACGGCGCACGGCGTTTACGCCATGAGCGCCATCACAGCGCTAACTGCTCAAAACACCACGGGGGTTTACGGCGTGATGGAAGCGACACCTGAGTTTGTCGCGCAGCAGCTCGACTGCATCTTTCAGGATATCCGCCCCGACGCGGTTAAGATCGGCATGGTTTCCAATGCCGGTATCATTGAGATGATTGCGAGAAAGCTTGGCGATTACCGCGCGGAAAACATCGTGGTCGACCCGGTTATGGTCTCGACCAGTGGCAGCCGCCTGATCTCGGACAGTGCGCTCGATACGCTTAAAACCAAGCTGTTGCCGATGGCGACAGTCATCACTCCGAACATCCCCGAGGCGGAATGCCTTTGCGGCTTTGCGGTACATAACACCGACGACATGCTACGCGCCGCCAGAGCGATGGAAAAGCTACTGGGGGGCGGCATCATCATCAAGGGCGGGCATCTGTCTGATTCGGCCGACGACCTGCTGCTCTATCAGGGCGAGTCGCACTGGTATCGCTCAGAGCGTGTGGCAAACCCCAATAACCACGGCACCGGTTGCACGCTTTCTTCCGCTATTGCCTGCAACCTTGCGTTGGGGCATCCGCTGCCGGAAGCTTTTAAACGTTCCAAGGACTACATCACCGGCGCTTTATCTGCCATGCTGAACTTAGGGCAGGGCAGCGGTCCCTTAAACCACTGCTTTAACATTAAGGAGGCGGCACAGTGA
- a CDS encoding ABC transporter permease, with translation MKRLKTHSKEQLVRATNLPAAGLVFLLLILWQAIAMKINAAYIIPSPTQILVRLWELRETLFLVHLPATMLVTFVGLLISIILGLSLAVAMDLSPLAEKSFYPIIIASQTIPTTAIAPLFVLWFGYGIWSKVLVTVLITFFPITISVFDGFRSAKTEMEELLLTYGAGKKDIFLKLKLPGALPYFFSAIKMAIPLSIIGAAIGEWLGAQSGLGYFSRRMMTQLDGAGVFAPIVLLSIVAMLIVGLISIIERAVIRWRKEI, from the coding sequence ATGAAAAGGCTAAAGACTCACTCTAAAGAACAGCTCGTCCGCGCCACAAACCTGCCTGCCGCCGGGTTGGTGTTTTTACTGCTCATCCTTTGGCAGGCTATCGCCATGAAAATTAATGCCGCCTATATCATCCCGTCGCCCACGCAGATTCTTGTGCGGCTATGGGAGCTGCGCGAGACGCTGTTTTTGGTACATCTGCCCGCAACCATGCTCGTGACCTTTGTCGGCCTGCTCATTTCTATCATACTGGGGTTATCGCTTGCTGTGGCGATGGATTTAAGCCCGCTGGCCGAAAAGTCGTTTTACCCCATCATCATCGCATCGCAGACCATTCCCACCACCGCAATCGCACCGCTGTTCGTGCTGTGGTTCGGTTACGGAATCTGGAGTAAGGTGCTCGTCACGGTGCTCATCACCTTTTTCCCGATCACCATTTCGGTGTTCGATGGCTTCCGCTCAGCCAAAACCGAGATGGAAGAGCTGTTGCTGACCTATGGCGCGGGCAAAAAAGACATCTTTTTAAAACTCAAGCTGCCCGGCGCACTGCCCTATTTCTTTTCGGCGATCAAAATGGCCATTCCGCTGTCGATCATCGGCGCGGCAATAGGTGAATGGCTTGGCGCGCAAAGCGGGCTGGGTTATTTCTCACGACGGATGATGACCCAGCTCGACGGCGCGGGCGTGTTTGCCCCCATTGTGCTGCTATCCATCGTGGCAATGCTCATCGTCGGATTGATTAGTATCATCGAGCGGGCGGTTATCCGCTGGCGCAAAGAAATATAA
- a CDS encoding HAD family phosphatase yields MNKHFAIFDMDGTLIDSMPAWRGLGKNFLLSRGITPPDDLRKIIAPMTLQQSAEYFKTLGVKGKTDAIVKALNSYMRTQYETAIEPRENVAQYLEAIKAAGVRCCVATATDEALARTCLGRLDLLKYFEFIVSCEDIGVGKTSPAVYHAAAERLGAAPADIAVYEDVPYAAETAKQAGYYVVGVYDPSAERHQERLKLTIDEYIADYAAAAVALTGEVSV; encoded by the coding sequence ATGAATAAACACTTTGCAATTTTTGATATGGATGGCACACTGATAGACTCCATGCCAGCGTGGCGCGGGCTGGGCAAGAATTTTCTTCTTTCCCGTGGTATCACACCGCCGGACGACCTGCGCAAAATCATTGCGCCGATGACGTTGCAGCAGTCGGCGGAATATTTTAAGACACTGGGCGTCAAAGGTAAGACCGACGCAATTGTCAAAGCGCTAAACAGCTATATGCGCACACAGTATGAGACGGCCATCGAGCCGCGCGAAAATGTTGCGCAATATCTTGAGGCTATCAAAGCCGCCGGCGTGCGCTGCTGCGTGGCGACTGCCACCGACGAGGCGCTGGCGCGCACCTGTTTAGGGCGGCTGGATTTGCTCAAATACTTTGAATTTATCGTCAGCTGTGAGGATATCGGCGTGGGCAAGACCAGCCCGGCGGTTTACCACGCAGCGGCAGAGCGGTTGGGCGCAGCACCGGCCGACATCGCCGTTTATGAGGACGTTCCCTATGCCGCCGAAACGGCGAAACAAGCGGGTTATTACGTCGTTGGCGTCTATGACCCTTCGGCAGAACGACATCAGGAACGCCTGAAGCTGACTATCGACGAATACATCGCGGATTACGCCGCAGCTGCTGTGGCGCTGACAGGGGAGGTATCGGTATGA
- a CDS encoding DMT family transporter, translating into MNGYLKGCLYVILSAIIFGCMPLMAKNIYAEGVNAISLVLLRNVLAIPVLYLLLRIKKINIRPAKEGALKRIALLGLYGTVLTPALLFSSYNYISSGTATTLHFVYPVFVLLGCAVFFHDKIGLVKGCSVLLGSIGMLFFYTPGENAQFFGMALAIASGITYAAYIVYLDKSGLGNEHPFKIGFGMAVSCFFLLGPCVTLAGGLTLPKSFLGWALCLFFSIVIMVGAVVLFQMGAAIVGPQRAAILSTSEPITGIVVGIIAFGEPFGLKTALGSVLIIASVVLLTVFDKKTEQQLSAVNAERQL; encoded by the coding sequence ATGAACGGTTATTTAAAGGGGTGCCTTTACGTTATTTTATCGGCGATTATTTTCGGGTGCATGCCCCTGATGGCCAAAAATATTTACGCTGAGGGTGTCAATGCCATCAGCCTAGTTTTGTTGAGAAATGTTTTGGCGATTCCGGTGCTTTATCTGCTGTTGCGTATTAAAAAGATCAATATACGACCCGCTAAAGAGGGGGCGCTTAAACGCATCGCGTTGCTCGGTCTTTATGGGACGGTTTTGACCCCTGCTCTATTGTTTTCTTCCTACAACTACATATCCTCAGGCACGGCGACAACGCTGCATTTCGTTTATCCTGTTTTTGTGCTGTTGGGCTGCGCTGTATTTTTTCATGACAAAATCGGCCTGGTCAAGGGTTGCTCTGTGCTGCTTGGCAGCATCGGCATGTTGTTTTTCTATACGCCCGGAGAAAATGCGCAGTTTTTTGGTATGGCATTGGCGATTGCCTCGGGCATTACCTATGCGGCTTACATCGTCTATCTTGATAAAAGCGGGTTGGGGAATGAACATCCCTTTAAAATTGGATTTGGTATGGCAGTCAGCTGTTTTTTCTTACTAGGACCCTGTGTCACGCTAGCCGGTGGTCTAACGTTGCCCAAATCTTTTTTGGGCTGGGCGTTGTGCTTGTTCTTTTCCATAGTTATTATGGTGGGGGCGGTGGTGCTGTTTCAAATGGGCGCGGCGATTGTCGGGCCGCAGCGCGCTGCAATACTTAGCACTTCTGAGCCGATTACTGGAATCGTAGTCGGAATCATAGCTTTTGGTGAACCGTTTGGTTTAAAAACCGCGCTGGGGTCGGTACTAATTATCGCCTCAGTGGTGCTGCTTACCGTTTTTGATAAAAAGACGGAGCAACAGCTTTCGGCTGTCAACGCTGAGCGGCAATTATAA
- the thiE gene encoding thiamine phosphate synthase: MKIDKSTMLLYAVTDRTWLNGATLESVVEKVLAAGATFLQLREKGLSDDAFLAEANKMKPLAQKYNVPFVINDNIEVAVKCGANGVHVGQSDIVGRDVRALVGPDMILGISANTVETAKRAEESGADYIGVGAVFGTATKKDAQAISVERLREICAAVSIPVVAIGGINEHNILQLAGSGIDGVAVISAIFAKPDVATATRELRKLSEKVVNG, encoded by the coding sequence TTGAAAATAGATAAAAGCACGATGTTGCTCTACGCCGTCACCGACCGCACCTGGTTAAACGGTGCAACGCTTGAAAGTGTGGTAGAAAAAGTACTGGCGGCCGGGGCGACCTTTTTACAGCTGCGCGAAAAGGGCTTGTCTGACGACGCATTTCTGGCCGAAGCCAACAAAATGAAGCCACTCGCCCAAAAATATAACGTTCCGTTTGTGATAAATGACAATATTGAGGTTGCTGTCAAATGCGGCGCAAATGGCGTTCACGTTGGCCAGTCGGACATTGTAGGGCGTGATGTCCGCGCGCTTGTCGGGCCGGACATGATTCTTGGCATCTCGGCCAACACGGTGGAGACGGCAAAACGTGCTGAGGAGAGCGGTGCGGATTATATCGGTGTCGGTGCGGTGTTTGGCACAGCCACAAAAAAGGATGCCCAGGCCATCAGTGTCGAACGTCTGCGCGAAATTTGCGCGGCAGTCAGCATTCCGGTTGTGGCCATCGGCGGCATCAACGAACATAACATCTTACAGCTTGCGGGCAGTGGTATTGACGGCGTGGCGGTCATTTCTGCTATTTTTGCAAAGCCGGACGTCGCCACCGCCACCCGCGAGCTGCGAAAGCTCAGTGAGAAGGTGGTGAACGGCTAG
- a CDS encoding carbon starvation protein A, with protein MNSLVILVIGIAVLFAGYVTYGSWLSKQWGIDPKKVTPAHTLTDGKDYVPAKSPVLLGHHFASIAGAGPINGPIQAAIFGWVPVLLWILIGGIFFGAVQDFSALVASIRHQGKSIGHVIEVNVGAKAKKLFLIFSYLTLLLVVAAFASIVVSTFAGFSADGALNTPNGRTASTSMLFIVISIVFGAMVYRRNAPLGISTAIGVAGILACMYIGYKLPIYLAGNVWLGIVLAYIFVASVTPVWILLQPRDYLNSFLLYGMMIAAVLGILVAHPPIALPAFNGFMVGGVKGYASGYLFPTLFITVACGAISGFHSLVGSGTTSKQLDRETDAKLIGYGGMLIECALAIIALICVGVLFKDGAFPTGSPPAIFATGIASMLEVVAGPASREIAYSTIILAVSAFCLTSLDTATRLARYMFQEFFIAEGEDPATLTGYKKFFANPYVATAITVAIGGAMASGGYTKIWPLFGAANQLLAALALLAAAAWLGNIGKNNKMFLFPMGFMLCATISSLLLTLKTKIGVLAAGNGSIGAEGLQVFFAALLVILAVDLTIEGVKTLNSKKPAKSSK; from the coding sequence ATGAACTCACTGGTTATTCTGGTAATTGGTATCGCGGTGTTGTTTGCGGGCTATGTTACATATGGCAGCTGGCTTAGCAAGCAGTGGGGAATTGACCCCAAAAAGGTAACCCCGGCCCACACATTGACGGATGGAAAGGATTATGTCCCCGCCAAGTCTCCTGTGCTTCTCGGACATCACTTTGCTTCTATCGCGGGCGCGGGCCCCATCAACGGACCGATTCAGGCCGCTATCTTCGGTTGGGTTCCGGTTCTGCTGTGGATCCTGATCGGCGGCATTTTCTTTGGTGCGGTTCAGGACTTTTCGGCACTGGTCGCTTCTATCCGCCATCAGGGCAAGTCGATTGGTCACGTCATTGAAGTGAACGTCGGCGCAAAGGCAAAAAAACTGTTCCTGATATTCTCGTACCTGACGCTGCTTCTGGTTGTTGCCGCGTTTGCCAGCATCGTGGTCAGCACCTTTGCAGGCTTCAGTGCAGATGGTGCGCTTAACACGCCTAATGGCCGTACAGCCTCCACTTCAATGCTGTTTATCGTGATTTCCATCGTTTTTGGTGCAATGGTTTATCGCAGAAATGCGCCGCTTGGAATTTCAACCGCTATTGGTGTTGCTGGGATTCTCGCCTGTATGTATATCGGGTATAAATTACCCATTTATCTTGCTGGTAACGTTTGGCTTGGAATCGTTCTTGCTTATATTTTTGTCGCTTCTGTCACCCCGGTCTGGATTCTACTCCAGCCGCGTGACTACTTAAACTCTTTCTTGCTTTACGGCATGATGATTGCCGCCGTTCTCGGCATTCTGGTTGCGCATCCCCCGATCGCCCTACCGGCTTTCAATGGCTTCATGGTAGGCGGCGTCAAGGGTTATGCCAGCGGCTATCTCTTCCCGACGCTGTTCATCACTGTGGCCTGCGGCGCTATTTCGGGTTTCCACAGCCTAGTCGGCTCCGGTACAACGTCCAAGCAGCTCGATAGAGAGACCGACGCCAAGCTGATCGGCTACGGCGGCATGCTCATCGAGTGCGCACTGGCTATTATTGCACTGATCTGTGTAGGTGTTCTCTTTAAAGATGGCGCATTTCCCACCGGTTCTCCTCCTGCAATTTTCGCAACCGGTATTGCTTCCATGCTTGAAGTTGTCGCGGGTCCGGCTTCCCGTGAAATCGCTTATTCCACCATTATTCTGGCGGTTTCAGCTTTCTGCTTAACTTCGTTAGATACCGCGACGCGCCTGGCCCGTTACATGTTCCAGGAATTCTTCATCGCTGAGGGCGAGGACCCTGCAACACTGACTGGCTATAAGAAGTTTTTCGCTAATCCCTACGTTGCCACCGCAATCACTGTCGCTATCGGCGGCGCAATGGCATCCGGTGGTTACACCAAGATCTGGCCGTTGTTCGGCGCTGCTAATCAGCTGCTTGCTGCGCTGGCTCTGTTAGCTGCCGCTGCTTGGCTGGGCAACATCGGCAAGAACAACAAAATGTTCCTGTTCCCGATGGGATTCATGCTCTGCGCCACCATCAGCTCGCTACTGCTTACCCTTAAAACCAAGATTGGCGTACTCGCAGCCGGCAATGGCTCCATCGGCGCCGAAGGCCTGCAGGTTTTCTTTGCCGCTTTGCTGGTCATTTTGGCGGTTGACCTCACTATCGAAGGTGTCAAGACCCTCAATAGCAAAAAGCCCGCTAAATCTAGCAAGTAA